One window of the Hemitrygon akajei chromosome 5, sHemAka1.3, whole genome shotgun sequence genome contains the following:
- the LOC140727979 gene encoding uncharacterized protein isoform X3 has product MSVIYRELLSCPKDAVINVKFIQELAKDLGFQWTLVAFELGFSRADIGRFQAASMQKYVQAKKMLESWYEKSKDQENKTKRLQVALERAGRRDLADKLQCLHWGHQNLSSRVELPSAFPFLITVHKTINNRQGLQRINQLSHR; this is encoded by the exons ATGAGTGTTATTTACAGAGAGCTGTTGTCCTGCCCCAAGGATGCTGTGATCAATGTGAAGTTTATCCAAGAACTTGCAAAAGACCTTGGCTTTCAATGGACCCTTGTGGCTTTCGAGCTGGGATTCTCCAGGGCAGACATTGGTCGGTTTCAAgcagcctccatgcagaaatATGTGCAAGCCAAGAAAATGTTGGAAAGCTG GTATGAAAAGTCAAAGGACCAAGAGAATAAAACTAAGCGGCTGCAGGTGGCTCTGGAGCGGGCTGGACGGAGAGACCTGGCGGATAAGCTGCAGTGTTTGCACTGGGGGCACCAGAACCTCAGCAGCCGTGTGGAGCTCCCATCAGCCTTCCCGTTCCTCATCACCGTGCACAAGACCATCAACAACCGCCAGGGGCTGCAGAGAATCAATCAGCTCAGCCACAGATAA
- the LOC140727979 gene encoding uncharacterized protein isoform X2, giving the protein MANRTQEEIITPRWYPVIDDAPSVPQARTLDAVINVKFIQELAKDLGFQWTLVAFELGFSRADIGRFQAASMQKYVQAKKMLESWYEKSKDQENKTKRLQVALERAGRRDLADKLQCLHWGHQNLSSRVELPSAFPFLITVHKTINNRQGLQRINQLSHR; this is encoded by the exons ATGGCTAACAGAACTCAGGAG GAAATAATAACCCCACGCTGGTATCCTGTCATTGATGATGCCCCATCTGTTCCACAAGCAAGAACGTTG GATGCTGTGATCAATGTGAAGTTTATCCAAGAACTTGCAAAAGACCTTGGCTTTCAATGGACCCTTGTGGCTTTCGAGCTGGGATTCTCCAGGGCAGACATTGGTCGGTTTCAAgcagcctccatgcagaaatATGTGCAAGCCAAGAAAATGTTGGAAAGCTG GTATGAAAAGTCAAAGGACCAAGAGAATAAAACTAAGCGGCTGCAGGTGGCTCTGGAGCGGGCTGGACGGAGAGACCTGGCGGATAAGCTGCAGTGTTTGCACTGGGGGCACCAGAACCTCAGCAGCCGTGTGGAGCTCCCATCAGCCTTCCCGTTCCTCATCACCGTGCACAAGACCATCAACAACCGCCAGGGGCTGCAGAGAATCAATCAGCTCAGCCACAGATAA
- the LOC140727979 gene encoding uncharacterized protein isoform X1 produces MDPCGFRAGILQGRHWSVSSSLHAEICASQENVGKLVGRWIGVDRRSATPLSDNEASQHRGTKLVPQPEPPLESARSPCDCVGFLWVIWFSPTSQRYEKSKDQENKTKRLQVALERAGRRDLADKLQCLHWGHQNLSSRVELPSAFPFLITVHKTINNRQGLQRINQLSHR; encoded by the exons ATGGACCCTTGTGGCTTTCGAGCTGGGATTCTCCAGGGCAGACATTGGTCGGTTTCAAgcagcctccatgcagaaatATGTGCAAGCCAAGAAAATGTTGGAAAGCTG GTAGGCCGCTGGATAGGAGTGGACAGAAGAAGTGCGACACCATTATCAGACAATGAAGCAAGTCAGCACAGGGGCACAAAGCTGGTACCACAACCTGAACCTCCACTGGAGTcagcacgttctccctgtgattgcgtgggtttcctctgggtaatctggttctctcccacatcccaaag GTATGAAAAGTCAAAGGACCAAGAGAATAAAACTAAGCGGCTGCAGGTGGCTCTGGAGCGGGCTGGACGGAGAGACCTGGCGGATAAGCTGCAGTGTTTGCACTGGGGGCACCAGAACCTCAGCAGCCGTGTGGAGCTCCCATCAGCCTTCCCGTTCCTCATCACCGTGCACAAGACCATCAACAACCGCCAGGGGCTGCAGAGAATCAATCAGCTCAGCCACAGATAA
- the LOC140727979 gene encoding uncharacterized protein isoform X4 yields the protein MANRTQEDAVINVKFIQELAKDLGFQWTLVAFELGFSRADIGRFQAASMQKYVQAKKMLESWYEKSKDQENKTKRLQVALERAGRRDLADKLQCLHWGHQNLSSRVELPSAFPFLITVHKTINNRQGLQRINQLSHR from the exons ATGGCTAACAGAACTCAGGAG GATGCTGTGATCAATGTGAAGTTTATCCAAGAACTTGCAAAAGACCTTGGCTTTCAATGGACCCTTGTGGCTTTCGAGCTGGGATTCTCCAGGGCAGACATTGGTCGGTTTCAAgcagcctccatgcagaaatATGTGCAAGCCAAGAAAATGTTGGAAAGCTG GTATGAAAAGTCAAAGGACCAAGAGAATAAAACTAAGCGGCTGCAGGTGGCTCTGGAGCGGGCTGGACGGAGAGACCTGGCGGATAAGCTGCAGTGTTTGCACTGGGGGCACCAGAACCTCAGCAGCCGTGTGGAGCTCCCATCAGCCTTCCCGTTCCTCATCACCGTGCACAAGACCATCAACAACCGCCAGGGGCTGCAGAGAATCAATCAGCTCAGCCACAGATAA